One genomic region from Bacteroidota bacterium encodes:
- a CDS encoding cyanophycinase, giving the protein MPSPTRTGVARGFVIPIGGAERKKRSPVILQRFAALAGGGDGRIAVLPTASEMDDTGPRYVELFEDLGIGSAVSLPINQRSEAEDEGVVAELDEATGIFMTGGNQLRLSTILGGTAVARAIRQRSAEGVPVAGTSAGAAIMPEHMIAGGLPGATPTPNKVTLAPGLGLTNTLTVDQHFRQRDRLGRLLAALSYNPFMTGVGLDEDTAAFINPDGVFEVVGSGAVTVVDPSELEHSSMGGALRGEPVSLLGLRLHILTHGDRYDTVSRTATAGS; this is encoded by the coding sequence ATGCCTTCTCCCACCCGCACCGGCGTCGCCCGTGGCTTCGTCATCCCCATCGGCGGGGCGGAGCGCAAGAAGCGCAGCCCGGTCATCCTCCAGCGCTTCGCCGCCCTCGCTGGCGGGGGCGACGGTCGCATCGCCGTCCTGCCGACGGCCTCCGAGATGGACGACACCGGCCCGCGCTACGTCGAGCTGTTCGAGGATCTCGGCATTGGCTCGGCGGTCTCGCTCCCGATCAACCAGCGGAGCGAAGCCGAGGACGAGGGCGTCGTGGCCGAACTCGACGAGGCAACCGGCATCTTCATGACCGGCGGCAACCAACTCCGCCTCTCGACGATCCTCGGCGGCACGGCCGTGGCGAGGGCCATCCGGCAGCGCAGCGCCGAAGGCGTCCCCGTCGCCGGGACGAGTGCCGGGGCCGCCATTATGCCGGAGCACATGATCGCGGGCGGCTTGCCCGGAGCCACGCCGACGCCGAACAAGGTCACGCTCGCACCCGGCCTCGGACTGACAAACACGCTCACGGTCGACCAGCACTTCCGGCAGCGCGACCGCCTCGGCCGGCTCCTGGCGGCGCTCTCGTACAACCCGTTTATGACCGGTGTCGGGCTGGACGAGGACACCGCCGCGTTCATCAACCCGGACGGCGTGTTCGAGGTCGTCGGCAGCGGGGCGGTGACGGTCGTGGACCCGAGCGAGCTCGAGCATTCGTCGATGGGCGGGGCGCTGCGCGGCGAGCCGGTGTCGCTTCTTGGCCTGCGGTTGCATATTTTGACCCACGGCGACCGCTACGACACCGTCAGCCGCACGGCGACGGCGGGGTCGTAG
- the iadA gene encoding beta-aspartyl-peptidase translates to MLHVLLNAEVFAPRALGRRHLVVGGSAILYVGTDEPQLRGPEVQVTDLAGRRVIPGLIDGHMHLTGGGGEAGPQTKVPPPALTTYTLSGVTTVVGVLGTDDLTRTTAELVTQVRALRAEGLSAYCHTGGYHVPPTTLTGSVRGDIVYLDCVLGVGEIALSDHRSSQPTAQEIARLASEAHVAGLMTGKAGIVHFHLGDGPRGLGLIRRCLDETEIPARVFNPTHVNRRKALFKEACDLVKRGCTIDVTAFPKQSDDEWSAAEAIRRYQDLGLPSERLTVSSDGGGCLPTFDAEGQVASMDVGHPHELMDTVRELLRAGRTLETLLPPFTTNPARLLRLAGKGQIVEGADADLIVLDEDGLACDVMALGRWHVRDGAPVVRGTFE, encoded by the coding sequence ATGCTCCACGTCCTGCTGAACGCCGAGGTCTTTGCCCCGCGAGCTCTCGGCCGCCGTCACCTCGTCGTGGGCGGCTCGGCCATCCTGTACGTCGGGACCGACGAGCCTCAGCTTCGGGGACCCGAGGTTCAGGTAACAGACCTCGCGGGGCGGCGCGTGATTCCCGGCCTGATCGACGGGCACATGCACCTGACCGGCGGCGGCGGCGAGGCGGGGCCCCAGACAAAGGTGCCACCGCCCGCGCTGACGACCTACACCCTCTCCGGCGTCACGACGGTCGTCGGGGTGCTCGGAACCGACGACCTGACGCGGACGACGGCTGAACTCGTCACCCAGGTGCGTGCGCTGCGGGCAGAGGGGCTGTCGGCCTACTGCCACACCGGCGGCTACCACGTCCCGCCGACGACGCTGACCGGCTCTGTGCGTGGCGACATCGTCTATCTCGACTGCGTCCTCGGTGTCGGCGAGATCGCGCTCTCGGACCACCGCTCCAGCCAGCCGACGGCTCAGGAGATCGCCCGACTCGCGTCGGAGGCGCACGTCGCGGGCCTGATGACCGGCAAGGCGGGGATCGTCCACTTCCACCTCGGCGACGGGCCGCGCGGCCTGGGCCTGATCCGCCGCTGCCTCGACGAGACCGAGATTCCGGCGCGCGTCTTCAACCCGACGCACGTCAACCGCCGCAAGGCGCTCTTCAAGGAAGCCTGCGACCTCGTCAAGCGGGGGTGCACGATCGACGTGACGGCCTTCCCGAAGCAGAGCGACGACGAGTGGAGCGCGGCCGAAGCGATCCGCCGCTACCAGGACCTCGGCCTGCCGAGCGAGCGGCTGACGGTCTCCTCCGACGGCGGCGGCTGTCTCCCGACCTTCGACGCCGAGGGGCAGGTCGCCTCGATGGACGTCGGGCATCCGCACGAACTGATGGACACCGTCCGCGAACTCCTCCGCGCCGGCCGCACGCTCGAGACCCTTCTCCCACCGTTCACGACGAACCCGGCTCGCCTGCTGCGGCTCGCTGGGAAGGGCCAGATCGTCGAAGGGGCCGACGCCGACCTGATCGTGCTCGACGAGGACGGCCTCGCCTGCGACGTGATGGCGCTCGGCCGGTGGCACGTCCGCGACGGAGCGCCGGTCGTGCGAGGAACGTTTGAATAG
- a CDS encoding glycosyltransferase family 4 protein, whose amino-acid sequence MRILVHDFAGHPFQVQLSRTLARRGHTVLHAYCASLSSTPQAMEAQADDPETFEIRALALDKPINKQAFVTRWRQERAYGHLAAAALRDFQPDVVLSANTPLDAQRTLLDASRAAGARFVYWVQDLIGWAAERLLREKVPLVGGAVGSHYARMERALLAESDALVLVSEDFYDAVPEIRRHPSAHVIPIWAPLDAVPVRPRDNAWAEAQGFREGALRFVYAGTLGLKHNPALLLNLAHRIPHEVVVVSQGAGIEWLRERKEIESVKNLRLLPFQPFEDLPDVLGAADVLVAILTPDAGVFSVPSKVLTYLCAGRPLLLAVPSKNQAAQIVTEHEAGLVVGPKNNRGFLNAGAELGPDAARREQMGANARTYAERHFDIEPITDRFEGILVGEAAGR is encoded by the coding sequence ATGCGCATCCTGGTCCACGATTTCGCCGGGCACCCGTTTCAGGTCCAACTCAGCCGCACCCTCGCTCGGCGCGGGCACACGGTCCTCCACGCCTACTGCGCTTCGCTCTCCTCGACGCCGCAGGCGATGGAGGCGCAGGCAGACGACCCCGAGACGTTTGAGATTCGCGCCCTCGCACTCGACAAGCCGATCAACAAGCAGGCGTTTGTGACGCGCTGGCGGCAGGAGCGGGCCTACGGGCACCTCGCCGCCGCGGCGCTCCGCGACTTCCAGCCCGACGTCGTGCTCTCGGCCAACACGCCGCTCGACGCGCAGCGGACCCTGCTCGACGCGAGCCGCGCCGCCGGGGCTCGGTTCGTCTACTGGGTGCAAGATCTGATCGGGTGGGCAGCCGAGCGCCTGCTGAGGGAGAAGGTCCCCCTCGTCGGCGGTGCGGTCGGGTCGCACTACGCCCGGATGGAACGCGCGCTCTTGGCTGAGAGCGACGCGCTCGTGCTCGTCTCCGAGGATTTCTACGACGCCGTGCCGGAGATCCGCCGCCACCCCTCGGCACACGTCATCCCGATCTGGGCACCGCTCGACGCCGTCCCCGTCCGCCCGCGCGACAACGCCTGGGCCGAGGCGCAGGGCTTCCGCGAGGGAGCGCTCCGATTCGTCTACGCCGGGACGCTCGGGCTGAAGCATAACCCGGCGCTTCTGCTCAACCTCGCCCACCGCATTCCGCACGAGGTGGTCGTGGTGTCGCAGGGTGCCGGCATCGAGTGGCTGCGCGAGCGGAAAGAGATCGAGAGCGTCAAGAACCTGCGGCTCCTCCCGTTCCAGCCGTTCGAGGACCTGCCCGACGTGCTCGGCGCGGCCGATGTGCTCGTCGCCATCCTCACGCCCGATGCCGGGGTGTTCTCTGTCCCTTCGAAGGTGCTGACCTACCTCTGCGCCGGCCGGCCGCTCCTGCTCGCCGTACCGTCGAAAAATCAGGCGGCTCAGATCGTGACCGAGCACGAGGCAGGTCTCGTCGTCGGTCCCAAGAACAACCGGGGCTTCCTCAACGCCGGGGCCGAACTCGGCCCGGATGCTGCGCGACGCGAACAGATGGGTGCCAACGCCCGCACCTACGCCGAGCGGCATTTCGACATCGAGCCGATCACCGACCGCTTCGAGGGCATCCTCGTCGGTGAAGCGGCCGGACGGTGA
- a CDS encoding sodium:solute symporter family protein, whose translation MALTALDWLIVGGYLAFSLGLALYFYRRAGRSTGAFFLSGRNLPWWVAGTSMVATTFAADTPLAVTELVANEGIAGNWLWWYAALGALLTVFFFARLWRRSGVLTDVEFVELRYAGPAAAALRGIKAVYFGLFMNGIIIGWVVLAMETVVRVLFPDLALFGRTAFALGGWTVGAPMAAVGLLMLIVAAYSLIAGLWGIAVTDVFQFVMAMAGSVALAFFALDLPEVGGVAGLAEKLPASTFRFVPEVGGGALESAGVLTLSAAAFAAYLGVQWWASWYPGAEPGGGGYIAQRMLSTRSERDALLAALWFAVAHYCLRPWPWIIVALVALVLFPGLDDPREGYVLVMRETLPPGLLGLLFAAFLAAFMSTISTQLNWGTSYLVHDLYRRFLVRDRDERHYVAAARWTTFALAVAGFLVATRLDSISGAWGLVLSASAGLGLVLILRWYWWRINAWSELAATLTPLVLVALQLAGVPVPFLTATFPTNLFGISAITTAAWLAATFLTRPTGTGTLDAFYRRIRPGGPGWTPVAARHPDTEPDTGLARLGVYWIVSSGVVYGALFGTGHVVLGQTGTGAAFLLASALALGGLLRLVGRR comes from the coding sequence ATGGCCCTCACCGCGCTCGACTGGCTGATCGTCGGCGGCTACCTCGCGTTCTCGCTCGGCCTCGCGCTCTACTTCTACCGGCGCGCCGGGCGCAGCACGGGGGCGTTCTTCCTGAGCGGGCGCAACCTCCCGTGGTGGGTCGCCGGGACGAGCATGGTCGCGACGACGTTCGCCGCCGACACGCCGCTGGCGGTGACGGAGCTGGTGGCGAACGAGGGGATCGCGGGCAACTGGCTGTGGTGGTACGCCGCGCTCGGGGCGCTGCTGACGGTGTTTTTCTTCGCCCGACTCTGGCGGCGCAGTGGGGTCCTGACCGACGTCGAGTTCGTCGAGCTTCGCTACGCCGGGCCGGCGGCGGCGGCACTGCGCGGGATCAAGGCGGTCTACTTCGGCCTCTTCATGAACGGCATCATCATCGGCTGGGTGGTACTGGCGATGGAGACGGTCGTCCGGGTGCTCTTCCCCGACCTCGCGCTCTTCGGCCGGACGGCGTTCGCGCTCGGCGGCTGGACGGTCGGCGCACCGATGGCAGCGGTCGGGCTGCTGATGCTGATCGTCGCGGCGTATTCGCTCATCGCCGGACTGTGGGGCATCGCCGTCACCGACGTGTTCCAGTTCGTGATGGCGATGGCGGGGTCGGTCGCGCTCGCGTTTTTCGCGCTCGACCTGCCCGAGGTCGGCGGCGTGGCAGGCCTCGCCGAGAAGCTGCCGGCCTCGACGTTCCGGTTCGTCCCCGAGGTCGGCGGCGGAGCCCTCGAGAGCGCCGGCGTGCTGACGCTCTCGGCGGCGGCGTTCGCGGCGTACCTCGGCGTGCAGTGGTGGGCGAGCTGGTACCCCGGGGCCGAGCCGGGCGGCGGCGGCTACATCGCCCAGCGGATGCTGAGCACCCGGAGCGAGCGCGACGCGCTCCTGGCCGCGCTGTGGTTCGCGGTCGCGCACTACTGCCTGCGCCCGTGGCCCTGGATCATCGTCGCCCTCGTCGCGCTCGTCCTCTTCCCCGGCCTCGACGACCCGCGCGAGGGCTACGTCCTCGTGATGCGCGAGACGCTGCCGCCGGGCCTGCTCGGGCTCCTCTTCGCCGCGTTCCTCGCCGCGTTCATGAGCACGATTTCGACGCAGCTCAACTGGGGCACGTCGTACCTCGTCCACGACCTCTACCGGCGCTTCCTCGTCCGGGACCGCGACGAGCGGCACTACGTCGCCGCGGCGCGGTGGACGACGTTCGCGCTCGCCGTCGCCGGGTTTCTCGTCGCGACGCGGCTGGACTCGATCAGCGGGGCGTGGGGCCTCGTGCTCAGCGCCTCGGCCGGGCTGGGGCTCGTGCTGATCCTGCGGTGGTACTGGTGGCGGATCAACGCCTGGAGTGAACTCGCGGCGACGCTCACGCCCCTCGTCCTGGTCGCGCTCCAACTCGCGGGCGTGCCGGTGCCGTTCTTGACGGCAACGTTCCCGACCAATCTCTTCGGCATCTCGGCGATCACGACAGCCGCCTGGCTCGCCGCCACGTTCTTGACGCGGCCGACCGGCACGGGCACGCTCGACGCGTTCTACCGCCGCATCCGGCCGGGCGGACCGGGCTGGACCCCGGTGGCAGCGCGTCACCCGGACACCGAGCCGGACACGGGCCTGGCGCGGCTCGGGGTGTACTGGATCGTCAGCAGCGGCGTGGTCTACGGCGCGCTCTTCGGGACGGGCCACGTCGTCCTCGGGCAGACCGGGACCGGCGCGGCGTTTCTGCTCGCCTCGGCGCTCGCTCTCGGTGGGCTGCTGCGCTTGGTCGGAAGACGGTGA
- the ggt gene encoding gamma-glutamyltransferase, whose amino-acid sequence MPLPAEGGGHASTTLKADTTGGLVAGEGLVVSGHPEASRIGVEVLKNGGNAVDAAVAAGFALAVTLPKAGNIGGGGFMVVRLADGTATTLDFREVAPGAATRDMYLGEGGEPVRSRSRAGHLAVGVPGTVAGFLDALERYGTVDRAAVLDSTIALAEGGFRLTPMQTQHLNQYRDTFVDFPSTMRYFAKTDEAGEPAYFVPDETFVQADLAATLRRIRDDGRDGFYRGRTADLIVAEMERGGGLITHDDLAAYRAVERAPIRGTYRGYRVISMPPPSSGGIALVQLLNAMEPVDLGALGFHSAASMHRMAEAERRVFADRAHWLGDPAFVDVPVEGLLSKAYMQSRMADFDPRRATGSQNVTEGTPPGVPAESSQTTHLSVVDAEGNAVSLTLTINDWYGSKVAVDGAGFLLNDEMDDFTAKPGVPNLWGSVTNENNAIAPRKRMVSSMTPTILEDPSGDLFMVVGTPGGTRIITTVFQVITDVLDFGLSLPEAVMAKRFHHQWNPDTFGYETAVETWPGGGFRDAALDSLAAMGWTLDAFGNTGAVGAILVQPDGLLLSAADTRRDVTPLGY is encoded by the coding sequence GTGCCCCTGCCGGCAGAAGGAGGAGGGCATGCCTCCACCACCCTCAAGGCTGACACGACCGGCGGCCTCGTCGCTGGCGAGGGCCTCGTCGTCTCCGGCCACCCGGAGGCGTCGCGCATCGGGGTGGAGGTGCTGAAGAACGGCGGCAACGCGGTCGATGCCGCCGTCGCAGCGGGCTTTGCGCTCGCGGTCACACTCCCGAAGGCGGGCAACATCGGCGGCGGCGGCTTCATGGTCGTCCGCCTCGCCGACGGCACCGCGACGACGCTCGACTTCCGCGAGGTCGCGCCCGGTGCGGCGACGCGCGACATGTACCTCGGCGAGGGCGGCGAGCCGGTCCGCAGCCGGAGCCGCGCCGGCCACCTTGCCGTCGGCGTGCCGGGGACCGTCGCCGGGTTCCTCGATGCCCTAGAGCGGTACGGGACCGTCGACCGCGCCGCCGTGCTCGACTCTACCATCGCTCTCGCCGAGGGCGGCTTCCGGCTGACCCCGATGCAGACCCAGCACCTCAACCAGTACCGCGACACCTTCGTCGACTTCCCGAGCACGATGCGGTACTTCGCCAAGACCGACGAGGCGGGCGAGCCGGCCTACTTCGTCCCCGACGAGACGTTCGTGCAGGCGGACCTCGCGGCCACGCTCCGCCGCATCCGCGACGACGGGCGCGACGGCTTCTACCGAGGCCGCACCGCCGACCTGATCGTCGCCGAGATGGAGCGGGGCGGCGGCCTCATCACGCACGACGACCTCGCGGCCTACCGGGCGGTCGAGCGCGCGCCGATCCGAGGGACGTACCGGGGCTACCGCGTGATTTCGATGCCGCCGCCCTCGTCCGGCGGGATCGCGCTCGTCCAACTCCTGAACGCGATGGAGCCGGTCGACCTCGGCGCGCTCGGCTTCCACTCGGCGGCCTCGATGCACCGCATGGCCGAGGCCGAGCGCCGCGTCTTCGCCGACCGCGCCCACTGGCTCGGCGACCCTGCGTTCGTCGATGTGCCCGTCGAGGGACTGCTCTCGAAAGCCTACATGCAGAGCCGGATGGCAGACTTCGACCCGCGCCGCGCCACCGGCAGCCAGAACGTGACCGAGGGCACCCCGCCCGGCGTGCCGGCCGAGTCGAGCCAGACGACCCACCTCTCGGTCGTGGACGCCGAAGGCAACGCGGTGAGCCTGACGCTGACCATCAACGACTGGTACGGTTCGAAGGTCGCGGTCGACGGGGCCGGGTTCCTGCTCAACGACGAGATGGACGACTTCACCGCCAAGCCGGGCGTCCCGAACCTGTGGGGCAGCGTGACGAACGAGAACAACGCCATCGCCCCACGCAAGCGCATGGTCTCCTCGATGACGCCGACGATCCTCGAAGACCCGTCGGGCGACCTCTTCATGGTCGTCGGCACGCCGGGCGGGACGCGGATCATCACGACGGTCTTCCAGGTCATCACGGATGTACTCGACTTCGGCCTCTCGCTGCCGGAAGCCGTTATGGCAAAACGATTCCATCACCAGTGGAACCCCGATACCTTCGGCTACGAGACGGCCGTCGAGACCTGGCCCGGCGGCGGGTTCCGCGACGCCGCGCTCGACAGCCTCGCGGCGATGGGGTGGACCCTCGACGCCTTCGGCAACACGGGCGCGGTCGGTGCCATCCTCGTCCAGCCCGACGGCTTGCTCCTTAGCGCGGCTGACACGCGCCGCGACGTGACCCCGCTGGGGTACTGA
- a CDS encoding HAD family hydrolase — MPFDPSRVRAICFDVDGTLSDTDDQLVGSIAQFLTKLPFLSGRESRRLARRVVLDAETPVNAAYGLADRLGIDDELKRVRDYLRELRGADDAEPEHLVVPGIDEMIETLAAHFPMCAISTGGAERVAHFFEHFGLREHFTALVTAQTTPRMKPYPDPVHYAAEQMGVAAAECVMIGDTTVDMLAGTSAGAQTIGVLCGFGTEDELRREGADLVVDVTPDVVPFLLTAEGAPRR, encoded by the coding sequence ATGCCTTTCGACCCCTCCCGTGTCCGCGCGATCTGCTTCGACGTGGACGGCACCCTCTCCGACACCGACGACCAGCTCGTCGGAAGCATCGCGCAGTTCCTGACCAAGCTGCCGTTTCTGAGCGGGCGCGAGTCCAGGCGCCTCGCCCGGCGGGTCGTCCTCGACGCCGAGACCCCGGTCAACGCCGCCTACGGCCTCGCCGACCGCCTCGGGATCGACGACGAGCTGAAGCGGGTGCGCGACTACCTCCGCGAGCTTCGGGGCGCGGACGACGCCGAGCCGGAGCACCTCGTCGTCCCCGGCATCGATGAGATGATCGAAACCCTCGCCGCGCATTTCCCGATGTGCGCGATCTCGACCGGCGGGGCCGAGCGCGTCGCGCACTTCTTCGAGCACTTCGGGCTGCGCGAGCACTTCACGGCGCTCGTCACCGCGCAGACGACGCCGCGGATGAAGCCGTACCCCGACCCCGTCCACTACGCCGCCGAGCAGATGGGCGTCGCCGCCGCCGAGTGCGTGATGATCGGCGACACGACGGTCGACATGCTCGCCGGGACCTCGGCCGGAGCGCAGACGATCGGCGTCCTCTGTGGGTTCGGGACCGAGGACGAGCTTCGCCGCGAGGGGGCCGACCTGGTCGTGGACGTGACGCCGGACGTGGTGCCCTTCCTCCTCACCGCCGAAGGTGCGCCGCGGCGATGA
- a CDS encoding 3-oxoacyl-ACP reductase yields MLLSDTVALVTGSSRGAGAAIARAFAAHGAAVCVNYFHSKDRAEALVAEIEADGGRAFAHGADVTDPDAVRALVEATVEHFGRLDVAVNNALPEYSFDPTAPYVSVETVEWEHFQRQIEGAVRGALNVVQAALPHFKKQGSGSVVNISTNLVYNPVVPYHDYTAAKAGLVGLTRTLAQELGPHGVRVNLVAGGLLQTTDASAATSEEVFDLVAQNTPLRRTITPAEFAEAAVFFASPLSRVVTGQSISVDGGLTMP; encoded by the coding sequence ATGCTCCTCTCCGATACCGTCGCGCTCGTCACCGGCTCCAGCCGGGGGGCTGGCGCAGCGATTGCCCGCGCCTTCGCCGCCCACGGCGCCGCCGTCTGCGTCAACTACTTCCACTCGAAAGACCGGGCCGAGGCCCTCGTCGCCGAGATCGAGGCCGACGGCGGCCGCGCCTTCGCGCACGGGGCCGACGTGACCGACCCCGACGCCGTGCGCGCGCTCGTCGAGGCGACGGTCGAGCACTTCGGGCGGCTCGACGTGGCCGTCAACAACGCGCTGCCCGAGTACTCCTTCGACCCGACGGCGCCGTACGTAAGCGTCGAGACGGTCGAGTGGGAGCACTTCCAGCGGCAGATCGAGGGGGCGGTGCGCGGGGCGCTGAACGTGGTCCAGGCCGCGCTGCCGCACTTCAAGAAGCAGGGCAGCGGGAGCGTCGTCAACATCTCGACGAACCTCGTCTACAACCCCGTCGTGCCGTACCACGACTACACGGCGGCGAAGGCCGGCCTCGTCGGGCTGACGCGGACGCTCGCGCAGGAGCTCGGGCCGCACGGCGTCCGGGTCAACCTCGTCGCGGGCGGACTGCTCCAGACGACCGACGCGAGCGCAGCGACCTCGGAGGAGGTGTTCGACCTCGTCGCGCAGAACACGCCGCTGCGCCGGACGATCACGCCCGCCGAGTTCGCCGAGGCCGCCGTCTTCTTCGCCTCGCCGCTGAGCCGGGTCGTCACCGGGCAGTCGATCTCAGTCGACGGCGGCCTGACGATGCCGTAG
- a CDS encoding endonuclease/exonuclease/phosphatase family protein yields MPSRRPAPYLAQLVSPLGDAAPPPLGPALRVATYNVHRWAGVRGGRQYDPDRVLAVLSELGADVLALQEVLHPFDNGDPLREASRMLGFHLAFVVTRIHKRGELGNAILSRWPLAGAEAIDLSFGRLERRAALAVRLADGNGATPLTVASTHLAIVDRTRTRQVRTLLNHPHFDGGPAVLMGDMNAWRKNPASRTLDSFAERHNNLAWPPSYPSPRPLMALDRVYARNARIEDLHAHETAASRQASDHLPIVGTVVLDPSP; encoded by the coding sequence ATGCCCAGCCGCCGCCCTGCCCCGTACCTCGCCCAGCTCGTCTCGCCCCTCGGCGACGCCGCGCCGCCGCCGCTCGGCCCGGCGCTTCGGGTGGCGACGTACAACGTCCACCGCTGGGCCGGTGTCCGCGGCGGCCGGCAGTACGACCCCGACCGCGTCCTCGCCGTCCTCAGCGAACTGGGCGCCGACGTGCTCGCCCTGCAGGAGGTGCTCCACCCGTTTGACAACGGCGACCCGCTGCGCGAGGCGTCGCGGATGCTCGGGTTCCACCTCGCGTTCGTCGTCACGCGCATCCACAAGCGCGGCGAACTCGGCAACGCCATCCTCTCGCGCTGGCCGCTCGCCGGGGCCGAGGCCATCGACCTCTCATTCGGGCGGTTGGAGCGACGGGCCGCGCTCGCCGTCCGTCTGGCCGACGGCAACGGGGCGACCCCGCTGACGGTCGCCTCGACGCACCTCGCGATCGTGGACCGGACGCGGACGCGGCAGGTGCGGACTCTCCTCAACCACCCGCACTTCGACGGCGGGCCGGCGGTGCTGATGGGCGACATGAACGCGTGGCGCAAGAACCCCGCCTCGCGCACCCTCGACAGCTTCGCCGAGCGCCACAACAACCTCGCCTGGCCGCCCTCCTACCCCAGCCCGCGCCCGCTGATGGCGCTCGACCGGGTCTACGCCCGTAATGCGCGCATCGAGGACCTGCACGCCCACGAGACCGCCGCCAGCCGCCAAGCCTCCGACCACCTCCCGATTGTCGGGACGGTCGTGCTCGACCCTTCACCCTAA
- a CDS encoding GIY-YIG nuclease family protein, whose amino-acid sequence MTVRRYYVYILTNDHHTVLYTGVTNDLRRRLAEHRAGQGSSFTKRYNAHKLVYAESFRYVNDAIAREKQIKGGSRQKKLDLIEQHNPEWLDLGESLALL is encoded by the coding sequence ATGACTGTGCGGCGCTACTACGTTTACATCCTGACGAACGATCATCACACCGTGCTCTACACCGGCGTCACGAACGATTTGCGACGGCGCTTGGCGGAGCACAGGGCTGGTCAGGGTAGCTCGTTCACGAAGCGGTACAACGCTCACAAGCTCGTCTACGCCGAGTCATTTCGGTACGTCAACGACGCGATAGCGCGGGAGAAGCAGATCAAGGGTGGGTCGCGCCAGAAGAAGCTGGACCTGATCGAGCAGCACAACCCTGAGTGGCTCGACTTGGGGGAGAGCCTTGCCTTGCTGTAG